In Asticcacaulis sp. SL142, the sequence GCCGTCACATCGCGCTTTCTGCGAGTTATAATCCGGTGCTGGATGATGCGGGTGGGGTGGCTAAGGTTGTGCTTTATGCCACCCCGATCGCGCGCAGCGATATGGACAGCCTCAGGGACGCCGCCTAATCAGATGCGAATTAGTCGAAAAACATAATAAAAATTACTGGAGGGGCCAAGTTTAATGGCTGATTAAGTTCACTTTGATATCTTGGTTTCATAAGTTGCTTAAAGCAACGGTCGTATTATACCAGGGAAGCAATATGTTTTTTTCCGCCCAGTCTGCCGATTATCGCTCCATTATGGATGCCCTTAGCCTGTCGCAGGCGGTCATTGAGTTTACCCCGGCAGGTCATGTTCTGACCGCCAATGCCAATTTCTGTGACCTGTTGGGTTACAATCTGAAGGAAATTGAAGGCAAGCACCACAGCCTGTTTTGTGCCCCCGATTACATCAACAGTCCGGACTATGCGCAATTTTGGCGCGATCTGGCGTCGGGGCAATTCAAAAGCGATGAATTCAAACGTATCGGCAAGGGCGGCAAGGCCGTCTGGATACAGGCGACCTATAATCCGATCCGTGACAAGTCCGGACGCGTCACCAAGGTCATTAAATTCGCCACCGACCTCACCGCGATTAAATCCCGCAATGATGATTTTCAGGGCAAGATCAAGGCCATTGACCGAGCGCAGGCGGTCATTGAGTTTACCCCGACGGGCGACATCCTGACGGCCAATGAGAATTTTTTGACAGTCATGGGTTATGATTTGAGCGAAATTCAGGGCCGTCATCACCATATGTTCTGCGATCCTGCCTATATAGCGACCGAAGACTATAAGGCTTTCTGGCGTGATCTGGCGTCGGGTCAGTTTCAGGCGGCGGAATATAAGCGTCTGGGTAAGGGCGGGCGCGAAGTCTATATTCAGGCCTCCTATAACCCCATTTTCGATGACACCGGCGCGGTCGTAAAGGTCGTTAAATTCGCGACTGACCTCACCCCGGTCGTGTTGCGTCGCCTGCGTAATGATGCCTTGAGCCGTGATATCAATGACGATCTGGGCGGGGTGATTGGCGAAATCACCGAGGCCGCCGGTATGGCGTCCAATGTCGCCGAGGCATCGTCTGACACCAGCGGCATCATCAATTCGGTAGCGGCCGCGACCGAAGAACTGAGCCAGAGCGTGCGTGAGATTTCCGTCAGCATGGTTGTTACCCGCGACAATGTCGAAGGTATCTTCAAGCATGCCGAAAGCGCCAGTGCCTTTGCGCTAAATCTTGATCAATCGGCCTCGGCCATGACCGGCATTGTCACCCTCATTCAGGATATAGCCGGTCAGATTAATCTGCTGGCGCTCAATGCCACCATTGAGTCCGCCCGCGCCGGGGAGGCCGGTCGTGGCTTTGCGGTGGTGGCGTCCGAGGTCAAGTCGCTGGCCAATCAGGCGGCGCGCTCGACCCAGACCATTTCCGAAGAAATTACCCGCATGCAGACGGTCACAGCCGATGTGGTCAACGCGCTGGGTGAAATCTCAGGCGCCATGACGATTGTGATGGAAAGTGTCACCAGCGTCGCCGGGGCGATTGAGCAACAAAATGCCGCCACCGGCGAAATCTCCGGCAATATGCAGTCGGCGGTCGATGCCATTCACCGTATCGAAGAGAGCTTGGTGCGCATCGACCACAGCTTCCGTCAGGTCACTCTGGCGTCAGAGCAGGTGAAAAAGAACGTCGAGGTTCTGGCGGCTTAAACACACCACACTTAGCCAAACACCGCTTTCAGCAGATCCGTCGTGCGGCTGGCCGGATTGGTGCGGATGGCGCGTTCTTCGGTACCGACATAGTGGAACAGCCCGTCCAGCGCCTTACCCACGGCATATTCACTCAGGTAAGTCTTGGGGTCTTTCTTGATGTAGGCCCCAAGGCCGTTGCGCTCGATGGCATGGTCTAATGACTGCACAGCCCCGGTCGATTGCAGGGCCTCGCCCATCGGCGGCGTGAACAAGGTAATCAGGCGGGGCGTCGTCGATTTCTGCAAATATTGCGTGCCGGAGGTCGGCCCGCCTCTGACAATGCCAACCACATCGGTCAGGGTGATCGATTTAATCGCATCCAAAAACAGATCCTTGGCGACAGGTGCGGCGACTTCGGCGGCGTGATTGACCTTTTCATGCACTTCATCGAGCGCGCCGGACATGCCAAGCGGTTTTAAGGTCTTCTGAACCTTGGCAATGGTTTTGGGCAGGGGAATGCGGATCAGGTCATCGCCCCAGTAACCATCATCGCGGCCGACTCGGGTGACGGCGGCGACCGCCCCAAGGGATAGGGCCTCACGGATGCCTTTGTCGGCGGTGGCTTTGGTGACGCCTACAGGCAGGCCCGTCGATGAGGTTTTTTTGGAGGTCTTGCCGATGGCGGCTTTAAGCGCGTTTTCCAGTTCATCCTGAGTTTGCGCTATAGCACTTCCCGCCGTCAGGCCCATCGCCATAAGACCCAAAAGCAGTTCGCGTCTGTAATTATCCATGATCCGCCCTTAGCCTTTTGTTCATTGCCTGATTAGCAAAGCTTAGCTGTCAGATAATGATATATCGCTTTTTTGACGCAGCCAGAAATGCTTTTTACGCGACACCTGATCGGGCGCGCGGTACAGGTGCGCCTTGTAAAAACGAGACCGGATTGTGACGACTGAACTTGCGACCACGATTTTAAGTGAGACTGACCTGCTCAGGCTTGGCCAACTGGCCATCGACGCCGGGGCCGAGATCATGCGCATCTATGAGGGCGAGTTCGATGTCCAGATCAAGGGCGACCAAAGCCCGCTGACCCAGGCCGATCTGGCCTCCCATGCCGTGATTGCTGAGGGGCTGGCCCAAGATTTTGGCCATATTCCGGTGGTGTCCGAAGAGGACACCGACAGCCATAATGCTCCCGAAGGCGAGACGGGGTCGTTCTTTTTGGTCGATCCGCTCGATGGCACCAAGGAATTCATCAATCGCCGTCCGGATTTCACTGTCAATATCGCCCTGATCCAAAACCAGCGCCCAAAATACGGCATCATCTATGCGCCTGTGCGCAAAGCCCTCTATATCGGTGATGTGGTGTCGGGTCTGGCCTACCGGATCGAAGCTGAGCGCCTTGACGGGCTGACGCTGGCTGATTTCGCGCCGCTTAAGGTTCGGGCCGCACCACAATCTTTGGCTGCAGTCTGTTCCCTGTCGCACAATTCGCCGGAAACCGAAGCCTATCTTGATCTTTACGGTGTCTCGGAACGGGTCGCCATCGGGTCATCGCTGAAGTTCTGTCTGGTGGCCGAAGGGCAGGCTGATCTTTATCCGCGCCTTGGGCCGACGATGGAATGGGACACGGCGGCCGGTGATGCCATTCTGACGGCCGCGGGTGGTAAGGTTTTATCGCGTGACGGTGCGCCGCTCATCTATGCCAAGCCCCGCTTTTTTAACCCTGAATTTTTCGCGCAAGGCGACGTCGCCTTCAAAGTGCCGAACTGAATCATGAGCAATATTATTACCTACCCCCTGTCGGACCACTTAAAGCGGTTAGAGGCCGAGTCGATTGAGATCATGCGCGAAGTCGCCGCCTCGTTTGAGAACCCGGTCATGCTCTATTCGATCGGTAAAGATTCCGGCGTCATGCTGCACCTGGCGATGAAGGCGTTTTATCCGTCCAAGCTGCCTTTCCCGCTGCTGCATGTCGATACGCGCTGGAAATTCGCTGACATGATCCGCCACCGCGACATGATCGCGGATAAGTACGGCGTGAAACTTCTGGTCTACACCAACCCGGAAGGCGTGGAACGCAACATCAACCCGATCGATTCCGGTTCCTCCCTGCACACCCAGATCATGAAGACCGAAGCGCTTAAAAAAGCGCTCGATCTTTACGGCTTCGATGCCGCCTTTGGGGGGGCCCGCCGTGACGAAGAAAAATCGCGCGCCAAGGAACGGATTTTCTCCTTCCGCTCCGCCGGCCACGTCTGGGACCCGCGCAACCAACGGCCGGAACTGTGGAACCACTATAATACCCGCATCAATAAGGGTGAGACCATCCGCGTCTTCCCGCTCTCCAACTGGACCGAGCTTGATATCTGGGAATATACCCGCGCCGAGAACATCCCGATTGTGCCTCTGTACCTGTCGGCGCCGCGTCCGGTGGTCAAGCGCAGCGGTATGCTGATCATGCGTGACGATGAGCGCATGCCGCTTAATCCCGGCGAAGATGTCGAAATCCGTAATATCCGCTTCCGCTCGCTGGGCTGCTATCCGCTCAGTGCGGCTGTGGAGTCCGAGGCCGATACGCTGGATGACATCATAGCTGAAATGCGCTCAAGCCGCTCGTCCGAGCGTCAGGGGCGTCTGATTGACTCCGACGAGTCCGCCTCGATGGAAAAGAAGAAAAAAGAAGGGTATTTTTAGGGCCTCAGACAAAAGTTGCCCTGCGGGTACTTTTGTCTGGCTCGATACCTTTAGCTGAATGTATGGAATTTTAGATGTCGCTTGAGACCGCTACCCTGACCGCCGATGCCGCACCTAAGACGGCCACGCTTGAGAAAAGCCTGCTGCGCTTTTTGACCTGCGGTTCCGTCGATGACGGCAAATCTACCCTGATCGGGCGGTTGCTGTACGACACCAAGCTGATCTTTGACGACCAGCTTCAGTCGCTGGAGCGCGATTCCAAAAAACACGGCACGACCGGCGAAGATATCGACTTCGCGCTGCTGGTCGATGGCCTTGAGGCCGAGCGTCAGCAGGGCATCACCATCGATGTCGCCTACCGTTTTTTCAGCACGCCTAAACGCTCGTTCATCGTGGCCGATACGCCGGGCCATGAACAATATACCCGCAATATGGCCACCGGCGCGTCCAATGCGGATCTGGCCATTATCCTGATCGACGCCCGCAAAGGCGTGCTGCCGCAGACCCGCCGCCATTCGTTTATCGCCTCTCTGCTGGGCATCAAGCATGTGGTCGTGGCGGTCAATAAGATCGATCTGGTTGACTATGATCAGGCGCGGTTTGAGGAAATCCTGACGGCTTACCGCGAATTTGCCGACCAACTTGGCTTTACCTCCATTCAGGCCATTCCGCTGTCGGCGCGCTTTGGTGAGAACATGATCACCCGCTCAGGCCTCATGCCCTGGTATGACGGGCCATGCCTGTTGGAGCATCTCGAAGCCGTTGATGTCGAAAGCGTTGACGCCCAGAAACCCTTCCGCATGGGCGTGCAGTGGGTCAATCGCCCGAACCTCGATTTCCGCGGCTTTTCCGGCACTATCCATTCGGGCGTGATCAAGCCCGGTGATGAATTGGTGGTCGCCGGTTCAGGTAAATCCTCGGTGCTGAAACGCATCGTCACCGCCGATGGTGACCTGAGCGAGGCCCGCGCCGGTGCGGCGGTGACGCTGGTGCTCAATGACGAAATCGATGTGGCGCGCGGCGACACCTTTGCCCACCCGCAAAGCCGCCCCGAAGTCTCCGACAGCTTTGCCGCCCATATCCTGTGGATGACCGACGAAGCCTTGCAGGTTGACCGGCCCTATCTGATCAAGCTCGGCCATAACTATATTCCGGCGCGTGTCACCCGTATCGAGCATAAGATCAATATCAACACCCTGGAACACGAAGGTGCGCATAAGCTTGATCTCAATGAGATTGGCCTGTGCCATGTGCGCCTGTCGTCGCAGACGGCTTTCGATGCCTATGACCTGAACCGCCATAACGGCTCATTCATCCTGATCGACCGCTTCACCAATGCGACGGCGGGTGCGGGCATGATCACTCAGGGGCTTAACCGCGCCACCCACGTCCACCGTCAGGATCTTACGGTCGGTAAGCAGGCGCGTCAGGAACTGAACGGTCATAAATCGGCGGCCCTGTGGCTGACCGGTCTGTCCGGGTCGGGCAAATCGACCATCGCCAATCTGGTGGTGTCGGAACTGCACGCCCGCGGCATTCGCACCATGATGCTGGACGGCGACAATATCCGTCACGGCCTCAATAAAGACCTCGGCTTTACCGATGCTGACCGGGTGGAAAATATCCGTCGCGTCGGTGAGGTGGCCAAGCTGTTTGTCGATGCGGGCACGGTCGTGTTGTGTTCATTCATTTCGCCGTTTGCGTCTGACCGGCAAATGGTGCGCGACCTGTTTGAGGACGGTGAGTTCTTTGAGGTGTTCATCGACACCCCCATTGAGGACTGCATCAACCGCGACCCCAAGGGCCTCTATGCCAAGGCGCTTAAAGGCGAGATCAAGAACTTCACCGGCCTTGACAGCCCCTATGAAGCGCCTGAAAATGCTGAGATTGTCGTCAAGACCGAGCGCATGACCGCCGCCGAAGCCGCAGGCCAGATCATCGAGCGCCTGCGCGTGTCGGACCTGTTAAGCATGTATGATGGCGACTGGAGCATATAGCCTGTGTAGGCCTTATGGTCTACCGGCCAGCCTCCCTATGTGCGGTTTATATAGATCAGCCTTACCCCTGTTTATATAGCTGGCACAAGGTGTCGATCATCTGCTTCGCCGCGGGGTCGCTGATGGAATAGTAGATGGTTTGGCCGTCCCGGCGGGTATCGACCAGTGCTTCGGCACGCATCTTGGCCAGGTGCTGCGAGGTGGAGGACACGGTCTGTCCCAGGGTATCGGCCAGGTCTGTGACGCTGGCCTCGCCCTCGAACAGTCGGCACAGGATCATCAGCCGATGTTCGCTGGCGAGGAGTTTAAGCATACGCGTCGCCCGCCGCACATTTGGTTTCAGGGTTTCAATGTCTTGAGCGCTTACCATACTTACTGAACTCGCTTTACGGTGTCGTCTTTAAAAACAACATATATGGCTGGGATAACCAGCACAGTCAAAAGGGTAGAGGATAGCAG encodes:
- the cysN gene encoding sulfate adenylyltransferase subunit CysN → MSLETATLTADAAPKTATLEKSLLRFLTCGSVDDGKSTLIGRLLYDTKLIFDDQLQSLERDSKKHGTTGEDIDFALLVDGLEAERQQGITIDVAYRFFSTPKRSFIVADTPGHEQYTRNMATGASNADLAIILIDARKGVLPQTRRHSFIASLLGIKHVVVAVNKIDLVDYDQARFEEILTAYREFADQLGFTSIQAIPLSARFGENMITRSGLMPWYDGPCLLEHLEAVDVESVDAQKPFRMGVQWVNRPNLDFRGFSGTIHSGVIKPGDELVVAGSGKSSVLKRIVTADGDLSEARAGAAVTLVLNDEIDVARGDTFAHPQSRPEVSDSFAAHILWMTDEALQVDRPYLIKLGHNYIPARVTRIEHKININTLEHEGAHKLDLNEIGLCHVRLSSQTAFDAYDLNRHNGSFILIDRFTNATAGAGMITQGLNRATHVHRQDLTVGKQARQELNGHKSAALWLTGLSGSGKSTIANLVVSELHARGIRTMMLDGDNIRHGLNKDLGFTDADRVENIRRVGEVAKLFVDAGTVVLCSFISPFASDRQMVRDLFEDGEFFEVFIDTPIEDCINRDPKGLYAKALKGEIKNFTGLDSPYEAPENAEIVVKTERMTAAEAAGQIIERLRVSDLLSMYDGDWSI
- a CDS encoding DUF4197 domain-containing protein, translating into MDNYRRELLLGLMAMGLTAGSAIAQTQDELENALKAAIGKTSKKTSSTGLPVGVTKATADKGIREALSLGAVAAVTRVGRDDGYWGDDLIRIPLPKTIAKVQKTLKPLGMSGALDEVHEKVNHAAEVAAPVAKDLFLDAIKSITLTDVVGIVRGGPTSGTQYLQKSTTPRLITLFTPPMGEALQSTGAVQSLDHAIERNGLGAYIKKDPKTYLSEYAVGKALDGLFHYVGTEERAIRTNPASRTTDLLKAVFG
- a CDS encoding ArsR/SmtB family transcription factor, with translation MVSAQDIETLKPNVRRATRMLKLLASEHRLMILCRLFEGEASVTDLADTLGQTVSSTSQHLAKMRAEALVDTRRDGQTIYYSISDPAAKQMIDTLCQLYKQG
- the cysQ gene encoding 3'(2'),5'-bisphosphate nucleotidase CysQ, producing MTTELATTILSETDLLRLGQLAIDAGAEIMRIYEGEFDVQIKGDQSPLTQADLASHAVIAEGLAQDFGHIPVVSEEDTDSHNAPEGETGSFFLVDPLDGTKEFINRRPDFTVNIALIQNQRPKYGIIYAPVRKALYIGDVVSGLAYRIEAERLDGLTLADFAPLKVRAAPQSLAAVCSLSHNSPETEAYLDLYGVSERVAIGSSLKFCLVAEGQADLYPRLGPTMEWDTAAGDAILTAAGGKVLSRDGAPLIYAKPRFFNPEFFAQGDVAFKVPN
- the cysD gene encoding sulfate adenylyltransferase subunit CysD, whose protein sequence is MSNIITYPLSDHLKRLEAESIEIMREVAASFENPVMLYSIGKDSGVMLHLAMKAFYPSKLPFPLLHVDTRWKFADMIRHRDMIADKYGVKLLVYTNPEGVERNINPIDSGSSLHTQIMKTEALKKALDLYGFDAAFGGARRDEEKSRAKERIFSFRSAGHVWDPRNQRPELWNHYNTRINKGETIRVFPLSNWTELDIWEYTRAENIPIVPLYLSAPRPVVKRSGMLIMRDDERMPLNPGEDVEIRNIRFRSLGCYPLSAAVESEADTLDDIIAEMRSSRSSERQGRLIDSDESASMEKKKKEGYF
- a CDS encoding methyl-accepting chemotaxis protein translates to MFFSAQSADYRSIMDALSLSQAVIEFTPAGHVLTANANFCDLLGYNLKEIEGKHHSLFCAPDYINSPDYAQFWRDLASGQFKSDEFKRIGKGGKAVWIQATYNPIRDKSGRVTKVIKFATDLTAIKSRNDDFQGKIKAIDRAQAVIEFTPTGDILTANENFLTVMGYDLSEIQGRHHHMFCDPAYIATEDYKAFWRDLASGQFQAAEYKRLGKGGREVYIQASYNPIFDDTGAVVKVVKFATDLTPVVLRRLRNDALSRDINDDLGGVIGEITEAAGMASNVAEASSDTSGIINSVAAATEELSQSVREISVSMVVTRDNVEGIFKHAESASAFALNLDQSASAMTGIVTLIQDIAGQINLLALNATIESARAGEAGRGFAVVASEVKSLANQAARSTQTISEEITRMQTVTADVVNALGEISGAMTIVMESVTSVAGAIEQQNAATGEISGNMQSAVDAIHRIEESLVRIDHSFRQVTLASEQVKKNVEVLAA